One Gossypium raimondii isolate GPD5lz chromosome 3, ASM2569854v1, whole genome shotgun sequence genomic window carries:
- the LOC105794081 gene encoding phosphoethanolamine N-methyltransferase 1, whose translation MAANGYVGDERKVQKNYWIEHSVDLTVEAMMLDSKAADIDKEERPEVLSLLPPYEGKTILELGAGIGRFTGDLAKKAGHVIALDFIENVIKKNETINGHYKNVKFLCADVTSPDLAFTEGSLDLIFSNWLLMYLSDKEVENLAERMLKWLKVGGHIFFRESCFHQSGDCKRKNNPTHYREPRFYTKVFKECQATDDSGNSFELSLVGCKCIGAYVKNKKNQNQICWIFQKVVSDNDKGFQRFLDSVQYKSNSILRYERVFGPGYVSTGGIETTKEFVGKLDLKPGQKVLDVGCGIGGGDIYMAEEFDVHVVGIDLSVNMISFALERATGLKCSVEFEVADCTKKVYPDNSFDVIYSRDTILHIHDKPALFRSFYKWLKPGGKLLISDYCKSSKTPSTEFAAYIKQRGYDLHDVKSYGQMLEDAGFDVILAEDRTDQFLQVLQRELNQVEKEKDAFISDFSKEDYDEIVGGWKAKLIRSSSGEQRWGLFLAKKKN comes from the exons ATGGCGGCTAACG GATATGTAGGAGATGAACGCAAAGTTCAAAAGAATTACTGGATTGAACACTCGGTTGATCTGACGGTGGAGGCTATGATGCTCGACTCCAAAGCCGCTGATATTGACAAAGAAGAACGTCCCGAA GTGCTCTCCTTACTCCCTCCGTATGAAGGGAAAACCATTTTGGAACTAGGAGCTGGCATTGGCCGATTTACTGGTGACTTAGCTAAGAAGGCTGGTCATGTTATAGCATTAGACTTCATTGAGAATGTTATAAAGAAG AATGAAACCATCAATGGACATTATAAGAACGTCAAATTCCTCTGTGCGGATGTCACTTCCCCTGATTTGGCTTTTACAGAAGGATCACTGGACTTGATTTTCTCAAACTGGCTGTTGATGTATCTCTCAGATAAAGAG GTTGAGAATTTGGCCGAAAGGATGCTCAAGTGGTTGAAGGTTGGTGGACATATTTTCTTCAGGGAGTCTTGCTTTCATCAATCTGGTGATTGCAAGAGAAAGAACAACCCAACTCACTATCGCGAGCCCAGATTTTACACTAAG GTCTTTAAAGAATGCCAAGCAACTGATGATTCTGGAAATTCATTTGAACTTTCTCTTGTTGGCTGCAAGTGCATTGGAGCTTATGTTAAGAACAAAAAGAATCAGAATCAG ATTTGCTGGATCTTCCAAAAAGTTGTTTCAGATAATGATAAGGGATTCCAGCGCTTCTTGGATTCTGTTCAGTACAAATCTAATAGCATTCTCCGTTATGAGCGTGTCTTTGGACCAGGATATGTGAGCACAGGAGGAATTG AAACAACAAAAGAATTTGTGGGGAAGTTAGATCTTAAGCCTGGCCAAAAGGTCCTAGATGTTGGCTGTGGCATTGGTGGAGGTGACATTTATATGGCTGAGGAATTTGATGTTCATGTTGTGGGCATCGACCTCTCCGTAAACATGATATCCTTTGCTCTTGAACGAGCTACTGGACTGAAATGCTCAGTGGAATTTGAAGTTGCTGATTGCACCAAGAAGGTTTATCCGGACAACAGTTTTGATGTTATCTACAGCCGTGACACTATTCTACACATTCAT GACAAACCTGCACTGTTTAGATCTTTCTACAAATGGTTGAAGCCAGGAGGCAAACTCCTCATAAGTGATTACTGTAAAAGTTCCAAGACTCCATCCACGGAGTTTGCTGCGTATATCAAGCAGAGAGGCTATGATCTTCATGATGTAAAATCATATGGACAg ATGCTTGAGGATGCTggttttgatgtgattcttgcaGAGGATCGAACCGATCAG TTCTTACAAGTTCTGCAGCGTGAATTGAACCAAGTGGAGAAAGAGAAGGATGCATTCATCTCTGACTTCTCTAAG GAAGACTATGATGAAATAGTTGGTGGATGGAAGGCAAAGCTGATAAGAAGCTCATCAGGGGAGCAGAGATGGGGCCTTTTCCTTGCCAAGAAGAAGAATTAA